One window of the Triticum dicoccoides isolate Atlit2015 ecotype Zavitan chromosome 3B, WEW_v2.0, whole genome shotgun sequence genome contains the following:
- the LOC119277454 gene encoding laccase-3: MASSGLLLFLGCLASALLAGATKVHHHEFIVQETPVKRLCEEHNIITVNGQFPGPTLEVREGDTLVVNVVNQAQYNVTIHWHGIRQFRTGWADGPEFVTQCPIKPGGSYKYRFTIEGQEGTLWWHAHSSWLRATVYGALIIRPREDKPYPFDKPAREVPILLGEWWNANPVEVIREAQRTGGAPNVSDAFTVNGQPGDLYNCSRQDTTAISVKPGETALLRFINSALNHELFVSIASHKMTVVGVDASYTKPFVTSVLMIAPGQTTDVLVTMDQAPTRYYIAARGYVTTQGVAFDNTTTTAILEYDCGCTTDFGPSIPPAFPTLPAFNDTGAATAFAAGIKSPRKVEIPSPVDENLFFTVGLGLFNCEPGQLCAGPNNNTRFTASMNNVSFVFPKATSLLHAHYYDMPGVYTTDFPANPPVQFDYTAQNVSQSLWQPIPATKLYKLRFGSVVQVVLQDTSIVTPENHPIHLHGYDFYILAEGFGNYDAEKDAAKFNLENPPQRNTVAVPVNGWAVIRFRADNPGVWLMHCHLDVHITWGLAMAFLVEDGYGELQSLEAPPVDLPMC; the protein is encoded by the exons ATGGCGTCCTCCGGGCTGCTCCTTTTCCTCGGCTGCCTCGCGTCCGCCCTGCTCGCCGGCGCCACCAAAGTGCACCACCACGAGTTCATC gtcCAAGAGACGCCGGTGAAGAGGCTGTGCGAGGAGCACAACATCATCACGGTGAACGGGCAGTTTCCGGGGCCGACGCTGGAGGTCCGGGAGGGGGACACGCTGGTCGTCAACGTCGTCAACCAGGCGCAGTACAACGTCACCATCCACTGGCACGGCATCCGGCAGTTCAGGACGGGGTGGGCGGACGGGCCCGAGTTCGTGACGCAGTGCCCCATCAAGCCCGGCGGCAGCTACAAGTACCGCTTCACCATCGAGGGCCAGGAGGGCACCCTGTGGTGGCACGCCCACAGCTCCTGGCTCCGGGCCACCGTCTACGGCGCGCTCATCATCCGGCCCCGGGAGGACAAGCCCTACCCCTTCGACAAGCCCGCCCGCGAGGTCCCCATCCTCCTCGGCGAGTGGTGGAACGCCAACCCCGTCGAGGTCATCCGCGAGGCGCAGAGGACCGGCGGCGCGCCCAACGTCTCCGACGCCTTCACCGTCAACGGCCAGCCCGGCGACCTCTACAACTGCTCCCGCCAAG ACACCACGGCGATCTCGGTGAAGCCCGGGGAGACGGCGCTGCTGCGGTTCATCAACTCTGCGCTCAACCATGAGCTCTTCGTCTCCATCGCCAGCCACAAGATGACGGTCGTCGGCGTCGACGCGTCCTACACCAAGCCGTTCGTCACCTCCGTGCTCATGATCGCGCCGGGCCAGACCACCGACGTGCTCGTCACCATGGACCAGGCGCCCACGCGGTACTACATCGCCGCGCGCGGCTACGTCACCACGCAGGGCGTGGCGTTCgacaacaccaccaccaccgccatcctCGAGTACGACTGCGGCTGCACCACCGACTTCGGCCCCTCGATCCCGCCGGCGTTCCCGACCCTCCCGGCCTTCAACGACACCGGTGCCGCCACGGCCTTCGCCGCGGGCATCAAGAGCCCGCGAAAGGTCGAGATACCCAGCCCCGTCGACGAGAACCTCTTCTTCACCGTCGGCCTCGGGCTGTTCAACTGCGAGCCGGGGCAGCTGTGCGCCGGGCCGAACAACAACACCCGCTTCACGGCCAGCATGAACAACGTCTCGTTCGTCTTCCCCAAGGCCACCTCCCTCCTCCACGCGCACTACTACGACATGCCGGGCGTGTACACCACCGACTTCCCGGCCAACCCGCCGGTGCAGTTCGACTACACGGCGCAGAACGTCAGCCAAAGCCTGTGGCAGCCGATCCCGGCGACCAAGCTGTACAAGCTCAGGTTCGGCTCCGTGGTGCAGGTCGTCCTGCAGGACACCAGCATCGTCACGCCGGAGAACCACCCCATCCACCTCCACGGCTACGACTTCTACATCCTCGCCGAGGGCTTCGGCAACTACGACGCCGAGAAGGACGCCGCGAAGTTCAACCTCGAGAACCCACCGCAGAGGAACACCGTGGCGGTGCCGGTGAACGGCTGGGCGGTCATCCGGTTCCGCGCCGACAACCCGGGGGTGTGGCTCATGCATTGCCATCTCGATGTGCACATCACCTGGGGCCTGGCAATGGCGTTTCTGGTCGAGGACGGGTATGGCGAGCTACAGTCACTGGAGGCGCCTCCAGTTGATCTTCCAATGTGCTAA